DNA sequence from the Falco peregrinus isolate bFalPer1 chromosome 1, bFalPer1.pri, whole genome shotgun sequence genome:
AAGTAAAAGTGAGCTTAAATGAACATGACTAGAATGaactcccccctgcccccgccccctGCCATACCAAGTACGTAaccttattttgttttctttttcatagcAAACAGGTGTTGGGAGTTCATACAGACCTAATTAGATCCAAAAAGCCACATattcactgtttaaaaaatcaTTGGCCTTAAAGGTGTCAAAGTTGGGTATAAAAGTAATCCTCTACCAGtcacttattaaaaaaaaaaaaaaaaagaaaaaaggctgtaaTGTTTTTGGTATATCACTTATAAGTTGAGATATTCCCAGCCTTAGTATTAAGGTGGGGATTGTTGAAAGTTAAAACCAACGTAACTGTACATAAAACCTCTCTGTGGCTCATACTTTAATATTCACAAATTGTAAAGAACTGTACCTGTTGCTAGATAAATGGGGTGGTTGTTTGCTGGACTCCATGCCTGGGCAGCTGTTCGCTCAATTTCCTTTAGCTTCATTTTCTAGACTCTAGAAGAAATTTGACACAGTGGTTAGAACAGCCAGATAAAATCAACACGAAAATAATCACACCAGTAACAAAATATCCCCCTTACCAAGAtatcacaagaaaaaattgCTCTTAATACAGAGAAGTTACTTGCTACTTCCTGAGGTAGTGAATacagttttactgaaattaattaGGGTATTTTAGAAttcattaaaagaacaaaacaaaacacaattcCAACAGTCTGATCCTAGATCTCCTTCCACATACAGCTCTCTTTTTCGTATACCCCAATTACAGGAGAgttttagaaaaaggaagaggatcTAAATTAAATGACATACTCAAGTTTTCAGGCTGGTTTAAATcagctgcagaaattaatttaaacaaattatttgcaaaacacTAGTTGCTCTCTCTGAACAAACCAATGTCAGTATCTACATAGACAAAAAGAGAGCAGAAGGAATCTCAGGGCAGGCTAAATTCCAGGCAGAAAAGTGACGtggcaagaaaaaacaaagtgcaATGCTATCATGTGCCAATTCAGTTACCGTACTTTGTTCTCACTCCTCtgagaagcaaaaggaaaaaaaaaaatcatttgactTTCTGGTTGAGTTTGTAAATGGTAGGTGAGAAGAAGTGATACAGAAGTAACTGCTGGGTTTCAATCTCAGCTCTAAACCcgattatttttatttactctgGATAGATCCACTGACACCTGTAAAATGGGAATACAATTTCCCCTTGAGAGAGATTAGTTGGGTAATAACATAGCAGTATAATTGAAAGTCAAACATCAACAGCAGGCAACCAGGATGCTACAAAATtgaatataaatacaaattattgtTCCACGTAGGATCCCATTCTTGCTGAGGAGAAAGCACACAGTTCCTCTCCATCTCAGACCATGCCCAGGCCTTCTAGGTATGTCAGCAACATAAATGATGTGTGGACATAGCATTCACAGGCTAGTGGGGTCATTCTTATCAGCAGTTCCTAAACCTTTTGAGCTTGGCCGCAGTGCAGTCTTTTAACTTCAGCTAAACAGCGCTCCTTAGGAGGCACTCAGATGATACCATGCTGAATAAAGCAAAATTgtcagcaggcagcacagcaaaacaCTCTGCATCTTGCCAGCAAACTGTGATTAACCTCTCCTAGTTACTTGACACTGTCTGCATTAGCCAGGCTGACGATTAAACCACAGTCTGCATCACATGGCCTTCTGTTCAGATGCAGGGCTACAAGTGTCAGTGCTTCGCAGTTTGGCTGTACTCAGGCCACAGTATGGATGTTTATTTGTAACTAAGTTCATAAAGGTAGCTTGCTGTGGCCAGCCTGCTGTCTGgccaaaccaccaaaaaacccaacaaaaaaaccccaacaaaccaatGCAATTTTGAAAAAGCCTTCTGTCATCTTGTGGCTTACATGAAATTATGGCCTCCTGAGGCCCACACAAGGGGAAATCTGGTCAGCATTACCTCCTAGCTAATAGCTCCACATCCTTTTTAGGGTTTCTTCACCACCACCAGTCAGAAGACAAGGACATCCTCCCTCTCCTGCATGCACCATCAGCATATGCTGTTTGATTAGaatttatttaatgcttttcagCATTAGCCTGCAGCAGTATCTCCCAAAGCTCAAACTGCCAACTTAGCTGAGGTCCAAAGGAATCTGAACGGAACTTTTGTACAATAAAACAAGTGCAACTATTTCCTCACTCAGCCTAGGAACAGAGGTAAAGAGGTCATCTCATCATCATCACTATAACAGACCTCTAAAAAGCTTACTTGCCAATCTTCCAGCACATATTTTGCAGGGTACTCATTAGAGCTACGCCACATTCTCTCTGCCAAGAAGCTTCAGCACCTACTCATCTGTCTCGCATACTAGTGCAAGAACACTGTCCAGGTCTCCTCCCTTCATTGGCAGAGGAGAATGAAAATATCCCCAGGAGGAAAGTCAGGCAAGCCTGCTAGCAACAGTCTACTGCACAAGGTACTACCTGGCTTCACTGATGTGGGGAAGCAGGACAGCTGGGATGTTCCTTACCAGTCCCTTTCCTGCCTCTTCTGCCTCCAGTTACAATCCATCAGCTGTAGAAGCTGGCTGTACATACAGGCCTCACTGCTTCTTGGCTTTTGAGAGGGCAACTCCCCTGCAAACATTATTAGACAACAGCTGAGTCCTCTTCCCTCTAGTAAATTAACCGGTAAAGAAACAATGAAGTGCATAACCATCACAAACTGAGCCAGGTGAATGGTACAAGCTCCCACTCCTCACCCTCTGTGTTGGGCTGACTGCACGGCTAGCACAATTTGCATTTAACCTCacaaaaaatgtgcagaaaagTAATCAATTGTCCAGCTTTTCTTGTAAATAGGGCATTTTGCAAGAAAGTCAACATTACTGTTCTCTTTTCACAAACTTAAGTCAGGACAGAACATGAAGGTAAagtgctgtcctggtttcagttgggatagttattttttttttttagtggctggtgcagcgctgtgtttcggatttggtgtgagaacagtgttgataacgcactgatgttttcagttgttgctggttTATGTTgatactaagtcaaggacttttcagtttctcaggccctgccagtgagagggctggaggggcacaagaaattgggaggggacacatgacccaaactagccagaggggtattctataccatgggatgtcatgctctGTGcataaactgggggggggaaATTTGCTGGGGCCTGCCaatcattgctcagggactggctgggcactggtcagcgggtggtgagcaactgcactgtgcatcacttgttttctcccttccctatggatttcattcctctccccttctgcctccatttcattataactgttatttttattacctttttttattttatttcaattattaaattgttcttatctcaacccttgagttttacattcctttccaattcttctcCTCATACCTCTGGCTGAGGAGGAAGTGAGTGAGCAAGTGAGCAACTGTGTAGTACTTAGTTACCACAACAAGTGTCTTGATTGCTTTCCTATGTCTAGATGAGTCACAACAAGCAAGGCGCTATTTAGAGTGGCTCAACATCAAAAGAACTGCAGAAGTGCTGGATTATAGGTAACAAGTACACAGTGTCCCTGGTCCTCAAGGTAAAGCAGTAGTAGTGCCAACAGACTGAGGAGGCCCACAGGAGATACACAAGAAGCCAAAAGGTCACAGTATCACTCCATCTCTTAAGCACCTCCTCCTATCAGTCCAGCTCCAATGCAGATGAGGTtctgcagggatgcagcagcacCTTCTTCTGAAGTCAGGTGGGCTCCGagtttggaagggaaaaaaaaaaaaaaaggctgatttGCATCATACTCTTAGAGAAGTGATCCTTATATACGCTGTGCATGTCTGTACCCAGGACAGGACTCATGATcctcaaagcaggaaaaagccCTTCCTTAGCAACCTCTTGTGGCTGCCTGAGAAAAATTCACAAGTATTGAACTCTTCTTCCACAGGAGAATTTTTAGGGAGACGTTGCCACCTGCTGTCATCTCCCAAAATAGCACCTAAGACTTCTGAGAAGGCTCACGCTTTTCTCAGGACCTCTGATTAATCACGACAATTCCTCCTCCTTCTACAGACACCCGATTACAGCTCTAACGTATTAACGAATCCCAGCCCCAAAGGGCGTCGCAGGACAGCAGTGGCGTTTCCCCGCAGCCTCCCCAGCCACGGTACCTTAGGAGGTACCAGTGCCTGCACAGCCAAACCTAGCAGGTCAGAGCACCCCGCACCAGTGGGAAGTGGGAAGCACACAACTGAGCAGTGACAAGTAAAAGCACACGTTCTCAAATCATGGTGGACCATGCAAATAGGGCTGACAGAGGCAAAAATTCCTCACCTACATTAATGTGAAATACTTGTGGCTTTAGAGTACTCTGTAAAAGATCATGGTGGTTGTTGTATCAGTTGACTAAccctcacagctgctgcaataATCATCCCTGGTATCACTCTAGGGAGGCCTTTTTGCACCACTCGAACACTGCCAATCAGAAATCCCCTCCTACTGACTTTCCCAATTCCCCTCCTGCCACTGGGAACCCAACCGTTCCTCTTCAACCAGCTCCTGCCGATACTGGGCTTCCAGCACAACATGGCACATACAGAGCTCACAGCCTGACCCTCACCCTAGCTAAAGGTGAAACTCGGGCAGAAGAGACAACACTTGTCCAAGGTCACCCAGCAGCCACTCTTGAGAGCTGAAAAAGTCCTCTCAGCCACGACACCGCAGTTAAGACACAAGCCATCCCACCAGCCTCCACCTCACGACATCGATCTAAAAATCGCTGTCCTGCCCCTCGTGCTGCTCCGACGCTCCTCTCGCAGCTCCCCAGTgcgctgcagccaggctgctctcGTAAGTGCTTATTATAAACCCCAATTACAGGAGGCAGAGACGCTAATCCCAGCTAATCGTCAGTGCTTGCAAGGCGGGGCGGTCGCAGGGCAGGGCTCTGCGCGCTCCTCCATGACAGCTCCCACGGAGCACAGAACTCCCCGAGGTCTCCGAGCGCTTTCGGAAGCACCGCCCGGTGCCACGGCCGGCACCGGCGGGAACGCACACAGGCGTGCCTGGCCAGCCGGCGCCACGCAGCGGGAGGGCGAGCCTAGAGACCACCGGCCGCGGGCAGGCTCTCAGCTACGCTGGAGGCCTCGCCGCGGCCCAGCTCAGACTGCGTCGCTCCCTCCAGGTGCCCCGCTGCCCAGAGGCCGGCCCGCGGCAGAGGGAAGCGGCTCCGGGGGCAGGGACGGAGCCGTGGCACCGGGGGACGGGCCACGGGACGGGCAGGATAACAAAGGAGACCGGGCCAGGGGGGATATGGGGGTGAAAGGGCCCGGCCCCGGGTCGCGGCAGGGCCGGGCTGGCCCCGGCCGGCCCCCTGCCCTCTGTAGCGGGGCCGGAGGagtggcggggccggggcgggagcAGCCGCTCGCATCAGACCGAGCGCAGCGGGCGAGGGGGTGCGGGCGGCCCTTACCGGCTCGCTTGCCGTCCCAGCCGCTCCGCGACCCGCGCCCGGACGGTTCCCGCAGCGCAGCCCTCACGACGGTGGCCGCCGGGAGCCGAAAAGCCGCCGCCGGCGGAGcaccgcccccagccccgcctcGGCCCCTCCGCGCAGGCGCCAGCTGGTCCGTTCCGGGGGGCTCCAGCGCCGCCGCTGCGCTCCCGGGGCGTGCGGGGCCGCGCTCGGTGGCTCCCGACGGGGTTCGGGGCGTCCCTCCCTCAGCCGCCGGCCGCCTTTTCTGGCCTTCAAGTACCTGAATTCGCCCCGTGGCTGGTCCGACAGGCCCGCGCGGTGGGAGCCCCGCAGGCAGGGCCAGGCCGGCGCCCCTTTCGCAGCCTGCCTTGGCTGCCGATTTAGGCTTTCCTGAGAGGGAATGCAGCAGGGAAAGGTGCACAGCTTAGGGGTACGCTTTCCTAAAGGCATTTTAGttgccagggaaaaaaaataacgcAGAAGGACCCAGACCTCCTTTCTTCAactctttcctgttttgaaaaaattTGCCTGTGCTACGAACCCCATTTTTAAGGATTTCTGTGCCATATTGCCAGCCCAGCCCTTTATGCCTtccacatgaagaaaaacatcaagTTACGGTTAGGGAGGGATTTCGTGCTGAACTCCCCAAAGGAGGCGGCAGCCACGCGGGGTGGGCCTCAACCCCCCTCTGCGCAACTGCTGCACTGTTGTCTTACATGGCAAGATAACGCATCTATTACTGCTTCGATCGTTTTCATTGTACTGGAAGACTCTCACAACATCGCATATGGTGCTGTCATGTAACTGCTGTGGAATGGGAATTCTTACTCAAAGTCGTAACTAAGGAGAGTTTTCTCCTGCATAATGCTTTGTAACAGAACTCAGTTTCAAGGCCCCTGCAGCTCAAAAAATACTTGAATGACCCTTCTGGGGTAAAAATCATCATCCGTAACTTACAAGAAAGCATTTCCGTAACTAGAAGGTGACAGCTTACAAAAGCCAGGAGGAATGGTGACTGTTCAGCACCTCCAGAGAGGTTAAGTTTTAGTTACACACATACTTCTATCTCCTAGCATGTAGTCACATAATTCCCTTGAACATACACCCTTGCAGAGAACCCTGCACAGAGCTGAAGCTAACTGCCCTTTAGAATCTGGGGTTAAAAATCTTCATAGATTGAAAATTCATTAATCAGTCTTCAAATATATGCTTCTCATAAAGCACAAAACTCTGAGTCGTGACGGAGTGTTGAGAACAGAGTACAACATCCAGTTTATAGGAAGCACCCAGAAGAGCCAAGCCCTTAGCCTCCTGTGGTCACCCACTCCTGCAGCCAAACAGCAAGGCCTAAGACATAGCACAGGGGAGCTTAAAGAACTTTCACTGTAGATCAGTACTGAAGGCACCGTCTCCTCCAgtaacaaggggaaaaaacttaTGTTAAAGGAAGAGTGGAGCTGGACAAGTCTAGTAGCTTAATTTTATGTCCAACTTTCCCAAGCAATCTGCTGATGAAGGCACAGGAGGCCCTAAACCAGTGGTTTGCAGCAAGACAGGCAGACTTCATGGGTCAGACATAACTCCAGCCCTGGACGACAAGCTCAGGCCATACAGGAGCAACTTGGGCATCTGTGCTCTTGGACCAGAGCCCATGCACAGTAGAACAGGACCGACAGTTATTCATGTGGTACATGACTCCCGAGCACCGTACTTGCCAGCCTGGTTCTGCCCATCATTTCAGATTAAATAATGGCACTCCAGTTCACCTCCAAGCAGGACCTGCAACAAGCCACTTGGTAACAGGCAATACCTCCTACACAAACAGGCTTAGCTAAGGAATGTTTGTGCACAACATGCATAAACTAGAAGCAGTTTTAGGACTACACTCAGAACTTTGCCCCACTGATACTAGCCCGTTTAGAAAAATAGCCGAAGGTCATTCGATTTCATTGGCCATTGTTCAGTCTTCTCAAACCAACAGCAGACAACTAGCACAGTAGGTATCATCGATATATTTCACTGAAGTTAGTGGTTGAATGTTGAAGAACAAGCATTAACATATGCCACAGTGAACAGTTAAGATGCCATCCCCAGCAGAATTGACACAGGAGAAACATAGCGCTTCAACAACGTTCAGATTTCATAGTGTGTCACCACTGGTGGCTCTTTATTGGggtctcctcctttctccagatACAGGTCATTGAAGGGATATTGCTTCGGTCCCTACAAGGAGCAAGAAAGAATGACAAATTCACCATATTTATCCAAGCAAATAAAGGGGCAAGGGGAGAATGtctcatcccatcccacccaAGTCAAGGCTTGTcatttaagacttaaatttgtatttcttaagtGCTTCGGCAGGAATATTACAGTACAAGGAAAGTAAACTCAGAGATAGAGTTCCTTGTATAAACTCATGTCCTTCAAAAAAAACATCAGGGTGGTCTGGCATTTAATCTCAACCAACAGTTCATCTCGTTCGTCTCACAGCACAGGGATAATGTATTGCAAAAACTGTCTGTGTATTCAGATGCATTTTTCAGGAGTACATTTCAAATGATATAGACCATGAGGTATAACTAAAAACACAGGGCAAGAGACAAGATAAAGCATCTCTCTTGAGCAGATGCACACAGTGAAGGAGAATTACTAGATCAAAGAAGGGATACTGTAAGCAGCACAGCTTAAAATTAGTTGCCTGTGAACAGGAACTCCTCACTATGAAACAGAACCTGTCAGCTGAGCCAAACCAGTTAAGAGAACAACTCAGGCTAGATGAGGCTGCATTGGTCcatcccctgccagcagcaggggtTTGCATTCATGCTGATCATGCAGCTTCAGCAGCAAGAAACACAGCTACTTCTCCTCCCTTTACACAAGGGTGTCACTCACCACAGGCCTGTAAGATGGGTAGATCTCTCCAAGACCAAACATGATCAGCATGGTACTCAAAAAGACAAGGAAGTGTTTGCGCATGGTGTGCCAGGCAACTGGAGTGGGGGATGTATCAACACGGTTCCGAATGTACATGTCAAAGTCCCAGTGCATctaaagaacaaagaaaaaacgCTGCACGTTTACCAACTGTGCTCAATCTGCTTTTATCAAGGAAGAAGTGCTTTACAGCATGCATGAAACTCCCAGAAGCTGTTTCATCTCCACCCCACAAGTGGAGATCAAGCCTCAGAGGAGGCAAGTAATTTACCTACAGTCACAGCAAGTTGTCACTTACACATTGGTGTAACTCAGGACTTCAAATTCCATCCTATGCTTACACCAGACAATATGCTTAATTTTAGGATAGcagcagcttttatttatatacataatCACCCCACCTTAGATTTGTTCCAAGCACTGTTGAAAAGGCATGGTATAAACTGGCACCCTCATTTATGGAAGTTCAGTCACATATCCAAAGAGAAGTAGCAGTGTTATTTCAGAGCAGCAGTTACCTTGCCACTTAGAAGCTGGTTCCTCAGAACACTAAGAGCACCTGCTACTGTTGCTCTGTGACAACAGCCAGGCTGGTAGCAAGCCTGATTGACACAGAGAGGTGTTCAACCTTCTGCCTTTAAGTATACATAGCAAAGTCCCAAGCACGTTCTACCTATAGCCTCCCTTCCCATTAATGAAAGCAGAGAACTCATTTACAGCTCAAGCACTGCCTCTAGCTCCCCAGCTTTCCCCTCTGCACAGAGCCATTTGCTGTCAAACCCAGAGCACCAGACTGAGCAGAACCCAGCTGCCTGAACAGAGGCATCAGCTGACCCCTGGAATGCACCAGCATACTCCACCTGGCCCCTCACTGCCAACCCCCTGCAAGGGCACCTGTACAAGCCTTACTGTACCAAGCACCACAACAACACCAAATCACCGTGGgttttttcttgtgcttttacAGTTGTTACATGCCCTTTGCTGTGGTACGCATGCTATGATGCTCTGGCATGTTTATACTATATATCACATACACATGCTTACATAATCTCTGCTTTTAGTCATGAGAGCTCAGGTCAATTACTAAGTTCAGTAGTCACAGCTAGACTGCAGTCATTCACAGACAGACTCCACACTAACTGAAAAGTTACTCCTGACACGGAGTATGAGGAACTTAGATTTTGAAAGTTAACATATATGCTCTATTCACCCATTTCTCTTACCGATATCTTGCAAactttcttcagagaaaacctCCCTATTTGTATTCTATCCCAAAACAACCCTGGAGTAATAAAGCAGCAATAGGCTACTTCCATTGTACTGAAAGGACTTTACTAaaaaacagcttctttgctAAATCATTCTGAACTAAGCTCTCTTACTGAGTTCAGATCAGGTAAAGAAAATGGAGGAGACTTTCCTATTCCTACAGAGAAACTTAAGTTTGTAAAGTCTCCCTCCTCACATGTAAAAAGGCGTTAACAGTCCTCAgcactttcaaaatatttacactGATGGCCACAGCCTAACTTTCCTTCCGACTGACTGTCCCTGCTCACATAGGCAACACACACCTGCACTTGGCGATGCAGTTACACAAAGAATTAAACAGAAATCACTAACAAGATGTGCATGTTATTGTTTAGTAACAGTAGCATTGATCGGCAGCTTGAAAAGTGCTACTAGCATTCCTACCGGCTCTCCCCAGTTATGCCTCACGTCTGGCTGGTCCCACTGGTACCAGGGGTCTCGCTCATGAAAAGACTTATTAGGGAGCTTGGGATAGTCACCATACCTGtaagaaacagataaaaaaacccaaacatacaAGAAATCTATATTAATGTAGATATGTTTTATAGGAGACACTATAGGACAGGGCTATGGAAATCAAAGACTTAAACATTACCTTGGTTTTATAGCTCCTATATATACAACATTTTTATAATACATACATGCAACTAGCACAACGATCATCACTGTGATACCAGTTACTGTAACAAACAGCATTCCTCAAAGGGGGCTTTTTGGGCTACACtagctggaagaaaacacaggctTAACTGAAGTACAGAACCCTAGTTCTCTTGCACTTTGCACATGTCAAAGTATTTTCCAACATTTAAACATCTCCTGAAATCTTTATTCCAGAGATTACTTCAGTTCATCCCTCTCAGCCTTGCATTCCAACAGCCTATAAAGTCTCTCGTACAGTATTTTATTCACACAGGCCTCCAGCTCATTCCATTTGTTCCTGTTATAAAACTCCGATGTGTGCCTTCAAAGCTCCAAGCTCACggcacagcacctctgggcATCGGACCGAGCCTGCCAGCGCCAGCCCGCAACGCGGAGCTGCGGGCCTCGGCCTGCCCTGCCCGCGGGCACCGACACCCCGGCCGCTCACCCAAAGCCATCGTCGGGGTAGGGCTCGTAGTCCTCCACCCGCATGTTGTACTTCCTTGCAGCGGCTGCCCGCTCCTCCGGTGTTCGTGGGTACGGCCCAGGCATCAGGTCCTTGGGCGCCTCCGAGGCTGGGGGGAGAGCCACggggcagcctggctgtgggctCGCCGGCAGCCACGGCCAGGCCGGGGAGGTCGCGCCACCCCAAGGGCCCCGGAGCCACCGGCCCGCCGCCCTCCAACCGGCACGCCGCCCC
Encoded proteins:
- the NDUFB8 gene encoding NADH dehydrogenase [ubiquinone] 1 beta subcomplex subunit 8, mitochondrial, which produces MAAVGLRGVLWRRAAAGLRPGWAGAAAPMGARAASEAPKDLMPGPYPRTPEERAAAARKYNMRVEDYEPYPDDGFGYGDYPKLPNKSFHERDPWYQWDQPDVRHNWGEPMHWDFDMYIRNRVDTSPTPVAWHTMRKHFLVFLSTMLIMFGLGEIYPSYRPVGPKQYPFNDLYLEKGGDPNKEPPVVTHYEI